From Triticum aestivum cultivar Chinese Spring chromosome 4A, IWGSC CS RefSeq v2.1, whole genome shotgun sequence, a single genomic window includes:
- the LOC123086367 gene encoding suppressor of mec-8 and unc-52 protein homolog 2 translates to MSSTQKKKSNYKEKMARRKEENKKEEPETPRYRDRAKERREDQNPDYEPTELGSFHAVAPPGADLRLEDAQKISIEKSKYLGGDLEHTHLVKGLDFALLNKVRSEIDKKPDAEDGKDAKARETKEDRAVSFRTAIAKSVYQWTVKQQQSMTKANDMFLPGRMAFIYNMEDGLNSDIPTTLHRSKADCPVPEEMVTVSVDGSVLDRIAKIMSYLRLGSSGKVLKKKKKERDTKGKNNLAGGVYNEAVRPAQSDGSVQKHQSEKDMPPPPPPPRKSNFSEKEKHSVPVARADDDDIFIGDGVDYTVPNKEMSQSPISEDMDESPRVHQNQSNLNEPVYGPIQPSEPAQAWQQPMDGYDAMQAQMAAAGYQGEWSGYQYAEQQLAYPEQYMQQGTVGYDVLVDPNISQDPRLMTQADKDKGLGSVFKRDDDRLKQLREKDAREKDPNFISDSYSECYPGYQGYNQEIAGSDDEDDLSKMDMGGRAKGRLHRWDFETEEEWAKYNDQKEAMPKAAFQFGVKMQDGRKTRKQNKDQKLSNDLNKINKILARKKGDKDGGEGHYDDDLPSGKKQRA, encoded by the exons ATGTCGTCGACGCAGAAGAAGAAGAGCAACTATAAGGAGAAGATGGCGCGGCGGAA AGAGGAGAACAAAAAAGAAGAACCAGAGACACCAAGGTACCGAGATCGTGCGAAGGAGCGTCGTGAAGATCAAAACCCTGACTATGAACCTACAGAGCTTGGTTCGTTTCATGCCGTGGCACCTCCTGGAGCAGATTTGAG GCTAGAAGATGCCCAAAAGATTTCAATTGAGAAAAGCAAATACCTTGGAG GCGATCTGGAGCATACTCATTTGGTCAAAGGGTTGGATTTTGCTCTACTAAACAAAGTACGGAGTGAAATTGACAAGAAGCCTGATGCAGAGGATGGGAAGGATGCCAAGGCGAG GGAAACAAAAGAAGACCGGGCAGTCTCATTCCGCACTGCAATTGCAAAG TCTGTCTACCAGTGGACTGTAAAGCAACAGCAAAGCATGACAAAGGCGAATGATATGTTTCTTCCTGGCCGGATGGCATTTATTTACAATATG GAGGATGGACTTAACAGTGATATTCCAACAACTCTTCACAGGAGCAAAGCTGATTGCCCTGTCCCAGAG GAAATGGTCACTGTCAGCGTGGATGGCTCTGTACTTGACAGGATTGCCAAAATCATGTCATACCTTAGACTTGGATCATCAGGGAAGgtcttgaagaagaagaaaaaggagagggATACAAAAG GGAAGAATAATTTGGCAGGTGGTGTCTACAATGAGGCAGTACGACCTGCCCAAAGTGATGGTTCTGTTCAGAAACACCAGTCTGAAAAGGATATgccaccgccacccccacccccacgaAAGAGTAACTTCAGTGAAAAGGAGAAACATTCTGTCCCTGTTGCTAGAGCAGATGACGATGACATATTCATTGGAGATGGAGTTGACTATACTGTTCCTAACAAGGAAATGAGCCAGAGCCCCATCTCCGAAGATATGGATGAATCCCCACGTGTCCATCAGAATCAGTCCAATTTGAATGAACCTGTGTATGGTCCTATTCAACCATCTGAACCTGCTCAAGCTTGGCAACAGCCAATG GATGGTTATGATGCTATGCAAGCCCAAATGGCAGCTGCTGGATACCAAGGCGAGTGGTCAGGCTATCAGTATGCTGAACAGCAGCTGGCTTATCCAGAACAGTACATGCAACAGGGTACTGTGGGATACGATGTATTAGTTGACCCAAATATATCTCAGGATCCAAGGTTGATGACTCAAGCAGACAAGGATAAGGGTCTAGGTTCTGTCTTCAAGCGTGATGATGACAGGCTTAAGCAGCTGAGGGAAAAAGATGCGCGGGAGAAAGACCCAAATTTTATTTCAGATAGTTACTCTGAGTGTTATCCTGGTTATCAGGGTTATAATCAAGAGATCGCAGGGAGTGACGATGAAGATGATTTGTCAAAGATGGATATGGGCGGGCGG GCGAAGGGCCGTCTTCACCGGTGGGACTTTGAGACGGAAGAAGAGTGGGCGAAATACAACGATCAGAAGGAAGCCATGCCAAAGGCGGCATTCCAGTTTGGTGTGAAGATGCAGGATGGCAGGAAGACCAGGAAGCAGAACAAGGATCAGAAGCTCAGCAACGACCTCAACAAGATCAACAAGATCCTGGCGAGGAAGAAGGGCGATAAAGATGGAGGTGAAGGGCATTATGACGACGATCTACCCAGCGGGAAGAAACAGCGAGCTTGA
- the LOC123086368 gene encoding structure-specific endonuclease subunit slx1, with protein sequence MSLSATFRVAKIPRTTLPPKSCKATPSSVSASSAPASGDPPPKAAKKKKEAAPWCVYLISSSRAPRTYVGVTTDFPRRLRQHNGELKGGAKASSAGRPWNLACLVEGFTNRSEACEFESKWKNISKKMTRKRSEPGMNAVLQHREVALSRVKTFLDCNHLNIKWHSS encoded by the exons ATGAGCCTCTCCGCCACCTTCCGGGTCGCCAAAATTCCCCGCACCACCCTCCCTCCAAAGTCTTGCAAGGCCACCCCCTCCTCGGTAtcggcctcctccgcccccgcgTCCGGAGATCCACCGCCCAAGGCCGCCAAGAAGAAAAAGGAGGCGGCGCCGTGGTGCGTCTACCTCATCTCCTCCTCCCGGGCCCCTCGTACATACGTCGGCGTCACGACTGACTTCCCTCGGCG CTTGAGACAACATAATGGCGAGTTAAAAGGTGGTGCCAAAGCCTCTTCTGCTGGAAGGCCATGGAATCTCGCATGCCTTGTCGAAGGCTTCACGAACAGAAGTGAAG CATGCGAGTTTGAATCGAAATGGAAGAACATCTCCAAGAAGATGACACGGAAGAGGAGTGAGCCTGGCATGAATGCAGTATTGCAGCACCGGGAAGTGGCATTGAGCAGAGTAAAAACCTTTCTGGATTGCAACCACCTCAACATCAAATGGCACTCAAGCTGA
- the LOC123086369 gene encoding ubiquitin-like protein 5: MIEVVLNDRLGKKVRVKCNEDDTIGDLKKLVAAQTGTRAEKIRIQKWYTIYKDHITLGDYEIHDGMGLELYYN, encoded by the coding sequence ATGATCGAGGTGGTGCTCAACGACCGCCTGGGGAAGAAGGTGCGCGTCAAGTGCAACGAGGACGACACCATCGGCGACCTCAAGAAGCTCGTGGCGGCGCAGACCGGGACCAGGGCCGAGAAGATCCGCATCCAGAAGTGGTACACCATCTACAAGGACCACATCACCCTCGGCGACTACGAGATCCACGACGGCATGGGCCTCGAGCTCTACTACAACTAG